A genomic stretch from Leishmania infantum JPCM5 genome chromosome 25 includes:
- a CDS encoding polyprenol reductase, producing MKVIVASGPDGARKHEVELAASATLADLKKAYQPGVDVHRKSFKVPSTESPLPGADGGKLRPNLITLSDKVPLSQQGVKDGSVIIYKDLGPQIGYRTVFYVEYAGPIAFMLMYAMRPSLIYGSAPMPAYGYTQKLYIGLFLAHFFKRELESMFVHKFSHPTMPMRNIFKNCVYYWSFAAFIGYVLCSPSFTPTSAAQSNFGAVFMTINELLNFAVHYQLSTMRKSDGDTTRNVPQGPLFAFVSCPNYFFEIMSWVSFSIGTNMLSSWLFTLAGFVQMADWAKKKHRGYVKADPANKKKAAILPFIM from the coding sequence atGAAGGTTATCGTTGCTTCTGGCCCGGACGGTGCCCGCAAGCACGAGGTGGAGCTGGCAGCCAGCGCCACGCTCGCAGATCTGAAGAAAGCCTACCAACCGGGTGTGGACGTGCACCGCAAGTCGTTCAAGGTTCCCAGCACCGAGTCTCCGCTGCCAGGTGCGGATGGCGGCAAGCTGCGCCCGAACCTCATCACGCTGTCAGATAAGGTGCCCCTGTCGCAGCAAGGGGTGAAGGACGGCTCGGTGATCATTTACAAAGACCTCGGCCCGCAGATCGGCTACCGCACTGTGTTCTACGTCGAGTATGCCGGCCCCATCGCCTTCATGCTGATGTACGCCATGCGCCCTTCGCTCATCTACGGCTCTGCCCCGATGCCGGCTTACGGCTACACGCAGAAGCTATACATtggcctcttcctcgcccaTTTCTTCAAGCGCGAGCTCGAGTCCATGTTTGTGCACAAGTTCTCGCACCCAACGATGCCGATGCGCAACATCTTCAAGAACTGCGTCTACTACTGGTCCTTCGCCGCCTTCATCGGTTACGTGCTGTGCAGTCCTTCATTCACGCCgaccagcgccgcgcagtcAAACTTCGGCGCCGTGTTCATGACCATCAACGAGCTGCTGAACTTTGCGGTGCACTACCAGCTTAGCACGATGCGCAAGTCCGACGGTGACACCACCCGCAACGTGCCGCAAGGCCCTCTGTTCGCCTTCGTATCGTGCCCGAACTACTTCTTTGAGATTATGTCGTGGGTGTCCTTCTCCATCGGCACGAATATGTTGTCCTCCTGGCTCTTCACGCTGGCCGGCTTCGTGCAGATGGCGGACtgggcgaagaagaagcacCGGGGCTACGTCAAGGCAGACCCGGCCAATAAAAAGAAGGCCGCCATTCTGCCCTTCATCATGTAG